Proteins co-encoded in one Acidobacteriota bacterium genomic window:
- a CDS encoding PD40 domain-containing protein: MRLTDPFKKILALLAMFVLVLPFPLSAQDTKPDEKKEEKKSETPPLPLKVAETLKFTTNEGTWMSLDVSPDGKWMTFDMLGDIYTLPIEGGVAKRIHGGMSFESQPKFSPDGQWIAFLSDRSGAENLWVMKPDGSDAKAITKDTKSMFVSPSWTEDGNYIMVSKSDQSIGPFHPYMYHKDGGSGLSIGPPPPPLPGPGQAGPATPRMNMMGLQASPDGKFIYWAQRSGAFEYNARFPMWQVMRFDRDTGETSRITNTQGSAMRPVLSPDGRNMVYATRYETKTALRVRNLESSQERWLIGNVTRDDQESRATRDTFPGYDFMPDGRSLIVPVNGKIAKVDFASGAATDIPFTVNVEAEIGPRVHFDYRVDDSSTVNARLIRYPAISPDGKRVAFTAFSKLYTMDLAGGTPKRLTTSDEGEFMPTWSPDGKNIAYVTWTNAGGHIYSISAEGGNARKLTTAAAYYSSPVYSPDGSKIVFITGAVDDQLFADIREGHEFSSPEEEILHLGSNPREITGPGGSTGTDLKYIPANGGVSTLIASAQGGRSPHFSDDPNRVYLTTGGGLASIRLDGFDRRVHVRVTGKGTPPQQPTASVMRISPDRSRVFLELQASITSSQCREQAAKRSTSVSLRRPRMFPSKRCRPSAATIWISLVTARTLAGRGERSFIASRSIQISRANTTSPSRPPAVSRKAASCLPELVLFP; encoded by the coding sequence ATGCGCCTAACCGATCCGTTTAAGAAAATTCTTGCCCTTCTCGCGATGTTCGTGCTCGTCCTACCCTTTCCCCTTTCTGCTCAGGACACGAAGCCGGACGAGAAAAAAGAAGAGAAGAAGTCCGAAACTCCGCCGCTGCCGTTGAAAGTTGCTGAGACACTGAAGTTTACGACGAACGAAGGCACCTGGATGTCGCTCGACGTTTCTCCTGATGGGAAATGGATGACGTTTGACATGCTTGGGGACATTTACACGCTGCCGATCGAGGGCGGTGTGGCAAAGCGGATCCATGGCGGGATGTCATTCGAGAGCCAGCCGAAATTCTCTCCTGATGGTCAATGGATCGCGTTCCTATCGGATCGCAGCGGTGCGGAAAACCTTTGGGTAATGAAACCCGATGGTTCCGACGCAAAGGCCATTACAAAAGACACCAAGTCGATGTTCGTATCGCCGTCGTGGACCGAGGATGGCAATTACATAATGGTCTCAAAATCGGACCAGTCGATCGGGCCGTTTCATCCCTATATGTATCACAAGGACGGCGGTTCGGGCCTATCGATCGGACCGCCGCCACCACCGCTTCCGGGGCCGGGCCAAGCCGGGCCGGCGACTCCGCGAATGAATATGATGGGTCTTCAGGCTTCGCCGGACGGGAAATTCATATATTGGGCCCAGCGAAGCGGGGCATTTGAATACAATGCAAGATTCCCGATGTGGCAGGTCATGAGATTCGACCGCGATACCGGCGAGACCTCTCGGATCACCAATACTCAGGGTTCCGCCATGCGGCCGGTGCTCTCGCCGGATGGTAGGAACATGGTTTACGCCACGCGTTACGAAACGAAAACGGCTCTCCGTGTTCGGAATCTCGAGAGCAGCCAGGAACGTTGGCTGATCGGAAATGTCACCCGCGACGATCAGGAATCGCGGGCTACCCGCGACACCTTTCCGGGCTACGATTTTATGCCAGACGGCAGATCGCTCATCGTTCCCGTAAACGGCAAGATCGCGAAGGTCGATTTTGCAAGCGGCGCGGCAACTGATATTCCGTTTACCGTGAATGTCGAAGCTGAGATCGGGCCGCGGGTTCATTTCGATTACCGGGTTGACGACAGTTCAACCGTTAACGCTCGCCTCATCCGTTATCCAGCTATCTCGCCGGATGGCAAACGCGTGGCATTCACTGCATTCAGCAAGCTTTACACAATGGATCTCGCAGGCGGCACGCCAAAGCGTCTTACTACCAGTGACGAGGGTGAATTCATGCCGACTTGGTCGCCCGACGGTAAGAATATCGCTTATGTAACATGGACAAATGCGGGTGGGCACATATATTCCATTTCCGCCGAAGGCGGGAATGCTCGAAAGCTAACGACAGCAGCGGCGTATTACTCATCGCCGGTTTATTCGCCCGATGGTTCGAAGATCGTCTTCATCACCGGAGCTGTCGACGATCAGCTATTTGCGGACATACGCGAAGGCCATGAGTTTTCGTCGCCGGAAGAAGAGATCTTGCATCTGGGATCAAATCCCCGTGAGATCACCGGGCCGGGCGGCTCGACCGGAACCGACCTGAAATATATCCCAGCAAATGGCGGTGTCTCAACTCTGATCGCTTCTGCCCAAGGCGGGCGTTCGCCCCATTTTTCGGACGATCCGAACCGCGTGTACCTGACCACCGGCGGCGGCCTGGCTTCGATCCGGCTGGATGGTTTCGACCGCCGTGTGCACGTGCGCGTGACCGGAAAAGGTACGCCTCCGCAACAGCCGACCGCAAGCGTGATGCGAATTTCGCCCGACCGCAGCCGCGTGTTTCTTGAGCTGCAGGCAAGCATTACATCGTCACAGTGCCGCGAACAGGCCGCGAAACGGTCAACGTCAGTCTCGCTTCGCCGACCTCGAATGTTCCCGTCAAAAAGATGTCGGCCTTCGGCGGCGACTATCTGGATTTCGCTCGTGACGGCAAGAACGTTAGCTGGTCGTGGGGAACGAAGCTTTATCGCCAGTCGGTCGATTCAGATAAGCCGAGCGAATACGACATCACCGTCACGACCGCCCGCAGTAAGCCGAAAGGCAGCGTCCTGCTTACCGGAGCTCGTATTGTTTCCATGA
- a CDS encoding VWA domain-containing protein: MRKGLVFLVLIFGSKIVVFGQDSPPVLKGNEPAVKATPPVVKETNAPSTQPAAKPSPSPDDEIISVETNLVTTPVSVLDRNGRFIPGLKKKDFKIYDNGVLQDITYFQSEEQPFTVILMIDISPSTKYKMDEIHYAAVTFVNQLRPTDKVLVVAFDQRVRLLTEEATSDKQKIYSAIYKSTFGSGTSLYEAVSIVTDLDLIKVSGRKAVVLFTDGVDTTSRQASFESTVAGVQEVDALIYPIRYNTQQSVGGVVSTATGAPAVLPKDIADLMAARGITIDPRVMNTGARGTSPAAYAKGKEFLEKIAEASGGRIFEADDLKNLEASFAGVAEELRRQYSIGYYPENPGQPGERRYVKIKVIRPNTVVRAKNGYVIRQTRSKLDRADGSGIFALR, from the coding sequence ATGAGGAAAGGTCTTGTTTTTCTGGTGCTCATATTTGGATCAAAGATCGTAGTATTCGGCCAGGATTCGCCGCCGGTTTTGAAGGGCAACGAACCAGCCGTAAAAGCCACGCCGCCTGTTGTCAAAGAAACAAATGCCCCGTCCACTCAGCCCGCCGCGAAGCCCTCGCCGTCGCCTGACGACGAGATCATCAGTGTCGAGACCAATCTCGTGACCACGCCGGTTTCCGTGCTAGACCGTAACGGCCGCTTTATACCTGGGCTCAAGAAAAAGGATTTCAAGATCTACGACAACGGCGTGCTGCAGGACATCACGTATTTTCAGTCCGAGGAACAGCCATTCACGGTCATCCTGATGATCGACATCAGCCCTTCGACCAAATATAAAATGGACGAGATCCATTACGCAGCTGTTACGTTCGTCAACCAGCTCCGGCCGACCGATAAGGTTTTGGTCGTGGCATTCGACCAAAGAGTCAGGCTGCTAACGGAGGAAGCCACCTCGGACAAACAAAAGATCTATTCCGCGATCTACAAATCGACTTTCGGCAGCGGCACAAGCCTTTACGAAGCCGTTAGCATCGTCACAGATCTCGACCTGATCAAGGTCTCAGGCCGAAAGGCTGTCGTGCTTTTCACCGATGGAGTGGATACCACGTCGCGGCAGGCGAGCTTTGAATCGACCGTTGCCGGCGTTCAGGAAGTCGATGCCCTGATATATCCGATCCGCTACAACACCCAGCAAAGCGTCGGCGGTGTGGTCTCGACCGCGACCGGAGCCCCGGCAGTACTTCCTAAGGACATTGCCGATCTGATGGCAGCTCGTGGGATTACGATCGACCCGCGTGTGATGAACACCGGAGCCCGCGGAACTTCGCCGGCGGCGTACGCCAAAGGCAAAGAGTTTCTCGAAAAGATCGCCGAAGCCAGCGGCGGACGCATCTTTGAGGCTGATGATCTCAAAAACCTCGAGGCATCGTTTGCCGGTGTTGCCGAGGAGCTCCGTCGTCAATACTCTATCGGCTATTACCCCGAAAATCCGGGTCAGCCCGGCGAACGCCGTTACGTGAAGATCAAAGTCATCCGTCCAAACACCGTCGTGCGAGCAAAGAACGGTTATGTGATCCGGCAAACTAGAAGCAAGCTAGATCGAGCGGATGGCAGCGGTATATTTGCTCTAAGATAA
- a CDS encoding 3D domain-containing protein: MKKLVRGGAILLVLSMCVVFIYANVPAESTLVIANDSQTTIENTISDNLESILIEPQTDDTNKKLVKTTGSVRASGMGASRGAFSATAYCLSGKTALGHGVRRGIIAADPRVLKLGSKITIDAGPWSGTYLVSDTGGAIKGKKLDIWVPNCSEARKFGRRSVQVFSTQ, encoded by the coding sequence ATGAAAAAGCTCGTTAGAGGAGGCGCGATCCTGTTGGTCCTAAGCATGTGCGTTGTCTTTATTTACGCAAATGTTCCGGCAGAATCCACTCTCGTTATAGCGAATGATTCGCAAACTACAATTGAAAACACTATTTCCGATAATTTGGAAAGCATTTTAATAGAACCACAGACGGACGATACCAACAAAAAACTGGTCAAAACGACTGGTTCGGTACGAGCATCAGGCATGGGAGCCAGCCGCGGGGCATTCTCCGCGACCGCCTATTGCCTCTCTGGAAAAACAGCTTTGGGCCACGGCGTTCGCCGCGGTATCATCGCCGCAGATCCCAGGGTGTTAAAGCTCGGTTCTAAAATAACGATCGATGCCGGCCCTTGGAGCGGAACCTATCTGGTTTCGGACACAGGCGGTGCGATCAAAGGTAAAAAGCTCGATATCTGGGTTCCCAACTGCTCCGAAGCCCGCAAATTCGGCCGCAGGTCAGTTCAGGTTTTTTCAACACAATAA
- a CDS encoding PilZ domain-containing protein codes for MRERRQGARHVISYPIRVRWKDANGKEVIQEGLTDNVGPHGTLVYLPRHLPLVGGKVHLTVTENPDDEVSVTAEVIRLERNAAHPQAALMLTENLREWKKKVWEVAGATLAALEPEKLDDWG; via the coding sequence ATGCGGGAAAGACGTCAGGGAGCGCGGCATGTTATCTCATATCCGATCCGTGTCCGGTGGAAAGATGCGAACGGAAAAGAGGTCATTCAGGAAGGCCTCACTGACAACGTCGGCCCTCACGGCACGCTCGTTTACCTGCCCCGTCATTTGCCGCTGGTCGGCGGAAAGGTACATCTGACCGTGACAGAAAACCCTGATGACGAAGTATCGGTAACGGCCGAGGTGATTCGCCTCGAACGCAATGCAGCTCATCCCCAGGCCGCGTTGATGCTGACCGAAAACCTTCGCGAATGGAAGAAAAAGGTCTGGGAAGTAGCCGGAGCAACCCTCGCGGCTCTCGAGCCTGAGAAATTGGATGATTGGGGATAG